DNA sequence from the Desulfovibrio subterraneus genome:
CAGCAGTTGTGGCAGGGAGCCACAACCAGCTTGCAGCCGGTAGCGAGGATCTGGTCGCGCTTGGTCTTCAGCGCTTCGTTACGCTGATGACGGTATTTGCCGATACCGTTGAAGCCGCCGCCGCCACCGCAGCAGTAGTTGTGCTCGCGGTTGGGGGCCATTTCACGGAAGTCTTCGGCAATGTAACTCATGATCTCGCGGGTAATGTTCGCAAGGCCGTGGTTACGCACGTAGTTGCAGGAGTCCTGAAGGGTGACAGGCTCCTTGATCTTCTTGGTCGGGTCGATCTTGATCTTGCCCGTGCGCAGCGCCTCTGCGAGCCATTCCACGTAGTGGATGTAGGGTGCGGGCGTAAGGCCATCTTCACGTCCGGCCCAGTAGGGGCCTTCAATGACGGTGGCACGGTGCGCATGGCCGCATTCGGTACCCACGACGCGCTTGGGGCGCAGGCGTTCGATGGCGGCGTAGACGGTTTCCACCTGCTTCTTGCAGGCAGCCCAGTCACCGGCGAACATGGCAAGAGAGGTCTGTTCCCAGCCGGTGCTCGGCACGGTCCAGTTCTCACCCGCAAGGTGGAAGAGGATTGCCGCTTCCGCAAGGTCTTCCGGATAGTGCTTGGGTTCGCGGGCATTCAGGGTGTACATGATGTCCGCATCTTCCTTGTCTACCGGAATTTCCAGGCCGGGCCATTCTTCGCCGTATTCGTCGGCCATCCATTCGCAGGTATCCACCCAATCTTCTTCGGTCACGTCCATCTGGGCGTTGTACACGCGGTGCATGCCGGAGCCGATCTTCATTTCCCACGGTACAAAACCCTGAGAGTAGAGAAGGCCGCGCAGGTAGCTGAACATGACGCCCATGTCGATGCCGTGGGGGCAGTACATGCCGCAACGGTTGCAGCAGGTGCACTGGGACCATGCAACGTCCACGCAGTGACGCATGAACTCGTTGCTCACATCGCCCTTTTTCTTGACGATTTCGCCAAGGGTGGACTGGATCTTATATGCCGGAACCTGCTTGGGATCACGATCGCTTACGCGATACAGGAAGCAGGAGTCGGCGCACATGCCGCAGTGGGCACAGATTTCGAGCCAGGTGCGGATGCGCGATTTGCAGGTTTTTTCAAGGGTCGCAGCCAGCGCGGGAACATCCACGTCCAGCTTCTTCATTTCCTCGTAGTACTGCGCGCCGCCCTTGTCGCCAAGAAGGGCCTTGAGGTCTTCTTCGGTGTTGACGGGGCGCTTATTGCAGAAAATACCTTCAGGCATTGGTTACTCCTAGAGGCTCGCTGTTACCAGGGGAAGGCGTAGTTCCGCTTCATGCCGCCGCGCTTGATGCTGTAGTCCATGCCCAGCTGACCGCGGGACATGAAGAAGAGCACGATGTGCGAGAGCTTGGTGAAGGGAGCGATGATGAGCAGCAGTTCGCCGGTAAGGATGTGGGCAGTGATCCAGAAATCATAGGTGCCCCAGTGCATACGGGCGACAAAGCCGGTCACGAACGGTGCCACGGAAACAGCCAGAATGAACCAGTCATAAGGCGTGGTGAGAATGCGCACCTCGGTCAGGGCGATGCGGCGCAGGGCCAGCATTACGCCGCCGATGATGGCGAGCACGGTCAGCACGTCTGCAACGATGGAAGGCAGCGCGGGCAGGCTGAAGCCGATAGCCTCTTCCAGCAGGACCTGGTGGCCCAGAAGGAACAGGGGAACCAGCACACCGCCGATGTGGAACAGGAAGAACGCGACAGCCATGAAGGGCTGGTCGCGCCAGCTGTACGTGCCACCGGGAATAAGCCAGCGGCGGATGGAGTGCAGGGCACCCTTGATACCGAGGGCCATATGGGGCTTGTAGGCAACGCGGTCGAGCTGCCAGTTCAGGCCCCTTACATACATGACGGCACGAAACGCGAGTCCCACGAAGAATACCGCGAGGGATATCAGCAGCATCGGTCCGGTAAGGAATCCAATCATTGTCTTCTCCTTGTCTTGCTAATGCGTGCTACGCGCAAGCTAGTACTTCCGGATCTTCTCGTCTCTGCCGGTGATGAACAGCCAGTAGCCGACAAAGCTGACCAGCGCCAGGCCCATCAGAATATAGACGATGGACTTGGTATGCAGCATGAAGTCGTGGAGGGTGTAGAAAATGTGTTCCATTGTTCTTTCTCCTTTGGCCTAGTGGGCGTCCTTGTACTCAGGATGCTCGTACAGAACAGGCATCTTGGTAGCAATGAACCGGTAGGTGGTGACGATCAGGGTTACAACGAAGATGGAGATGCCCACTTCCATCCAGCTGGGGAAGTAGCGCTCAGCAGCGGGAAGCTGCCAGTTGAAGGCAATCATGCTCACGTTGAAACGGTTGATCACGATACCGAGCACGCCGAAGACAGAGGCGATGCGCACGAGCTTGAGGTTCTTTTCACGTACGCCGAGGGCGTAGAGGAAAGAGGGCAGTGCGACAAAACCGAACATTTCGACGAGGAACCATGCACCGTAACCGGTGGCAAGGTACTGCCAGTCGTTGTCCATGGTGATGTCGAACACCTTGATGAAGAAGTAGCCCAGCAGGATGAAGGAGGCGGCCTTGGCCATGCCGAAAGCTACGCCGTCGGCTTCCTTCAGGTGGGTTTCGTCCATCTTGTCGTGCATGCCCTTGTGTGCCAGCGTTCCTTCAAAGATGACCATGGAAGCACCTGCCACCATGGAAGACATGAAGAAGAACACGGGCAGGAAGCTGGAATACCACAGCGGGTGCAGCTTGCCGGGGGCGATGAGGAAGAGCGCGCCGAGCGAGCTCTGGTGCATGGTGGAAAGAACCACGCCGAGAATGGTCAGGGGCAGAGTCAGCCTGATCACGAAGTTACGGATCTTGCGGAAGCCCAGCCATTCCAGAGCGGCGGGAGACCATTCCACGAACAACACGGTCACGTACGTGGCAACGCACAGACCCACTTCGAACAGAAGCGAGGTGGTACCCTGCGAGTATACCAGCGGATAAGGCAGGCGCCACGGATGACCAAGGTCGTACATCAGGGCTACAACAACGAAGAAGTAGCCGAGGAAGGCCGTGGTAATGGCGGGACGCACTGCGGAATGATAGCGCTTGAGCCCGAAAAGGTAGCAGGATGCGGAGGTTACGTACCCGCCGGCGGCGAGTGCTACGCCGCACATGAGGTCAAACCCGATCCAGATGCCCCAGGGGTTGTTGTCGTCAAGATTGGTGACAGCACCGATCCCTTTGTAGAAGCGCAGGAACGTAAGCACCAGACCGCCGGCAAGGATGAAGGCGGTAAGAACGTTGCCCGGCGTCCAGAATGATTTCTGGTTATTGCTCATTTATGCTTCCTCCTCCGGGGAATTCCCGGCGTCGGTGTCTTCTGCTTCGGCAGGAGCCTGCATGGCGGCGAGCTTTTCGTCGAAAGACTGCTGGGCTTCGGCAACGGCCTTCTTCACCTCGCGGTCAACAGCGGCAGCCTTGTCCTTGGCAGCCTTGTCCAGCGCGGTCTTCATGGCGTTGTCTGCATCGGCCTTGGTCTTGTCGATGGCTTCGCGAACTGCGTCGGCCTGTTCTTCCGCAGCGATCTTTTCCTTACGCTTGCTGATGCCGTAGGCACCTGCCAGCAGTACGGGCCAGATACCCACAACCATGGGAACCGCACCCAGTGCGCCGGAGGTAAGCTCGGGCGCGGAGGTCTTGCCCACTACGGGCATGCCCAGCTCGGTGTGCGGCACGGCAGACAGGTACAGCCAGCTGGTGCCGCCTGCTTCCTTTTCGCCGTAGATGTGGTTCTCGTAGCGCTCGGGGTACTTGCGGATGCGGTCACGGGCAATGGCGAGAAGGTCCTCGCGTCTGCCGAAGGTGAGCGCTTCCTTGGGGCACTTTTCAACGCAGCCGGGCAGCTTGCCTTCCTGAATACGGGGATGGCACATGGTGCACTTCTGCACCAGCGGATCCAGCGGATCATCGTATTCGAAGGTGGGCACGCCGAAGGGACATGCGACCATGCAGTAGCGGCAGCCGACACACAGGTCGCCGTTGTAGGTAACGGAACCGTCAGGATTCTTGGTGAACGCCTTGACGAAGCAGGCGGACGCACAAGCGGGTTCCTGACAGTGGTTACACTGCTGCTTGCGGAAGATGGGATGATCAAGACCGGCGGTGTTGTACTTGTTCACAACGGTGTAGGTCTTGGCATCGGTTCTGCGCTTGGTGTCCAGCACGGTCAGGTCGTCATAGGCGACCTCGGGCTTGGGCAGATTGTTCACCTCTGCACAGGCCTGCTCGCATTTGCGGCAGCCGATGCAGCGGGTGCTGTCATGCAGGACGCCCATGGCGTCCGGATAACCGTTGAAGGTGTGGGTTCCTGCGGCCTTGACCTTGGTTGCGCCCATGGCAGAGGCAAGACCGGCACCACCCAACAGGCTCAGGAATTTTCTGCGATCCATAACTGATCCTCCCGGGTCCTAGTTAGTGCGCTCGGCGTGACATTCCTTGCACGCCGTGGCCTTGGGCTTTTCAAGCTTCATGGCTGCGTGGCAGCCCATGCACTGCTGATGGTATGCAGCCTTCAGGCCGGGGCGGTCGCCCTTGTCGGCTTCGAAAGGCTTGCCGTGGCAGCTCTGACACTTGGGCGGCGTCTTGCTGACGGGGCTGTTATGATGGCAGCCCTGGCAGAAGGTGCCGGGATCGGTGTGGAAGCTTGCAGCCATCTTGTTGCCGGCCACTGCTGCGATCATGGTCTTCACGATCTTGCGGTGGGGCATCTTGGAAGGCTCGTACTTGTCGGCAATGGCGCCGATTTCAACGAACTCGGGAATGTCCTCGTCGCCGTAGACAGGCATGGTGGTCGGGCGTGCGCTCACAAGAGCGGATGCTGCGGCCAGCTTCTGATCCTTGTCCATGGCAGCCAGTTCATCACCCTTGGGAGCGTTCTTCTCGTGGCAGGTAGCACAGGACTGCTCGGAAGGAGCGGCCTTGGGCATCAGGCTGTGGCAGCCGGCACAGGAAGGATCGGTCTTGGCGGTGTTATGGCAGCCCACGCAGGAAGTCTTGCTCTTGACGGCGTGCATTGCCTGTTCCAGCTGAACGAAATTGCCTTCTTTCTTGCCTGCCACGGTGTGGCATTCAGTACAGGAGGCGATCTTTTCATGGTGACAGGTGCGGCAGTTGTCCAGAGAGGCTTCGTGCAGCTTGTGGTTGAAGGCCACTGCGGGCAGCTTTGCCTTCTTCAGGTCGTCAGCAACAACGAGGGTGGCATCAGGCTGGCCGCGTTCGAGACGGGGCACTTCCGTAACCACTTTGTACTGCTTCTGCGCTTCGGCGGTGTGGCAACCTGCACAGGTGACGGGACCGGTATCACCGGTGGTCTTCACGTGGCAGAGCACACAGGATTCGTGAGCGGCAACCTTGAAGGCGGGCTTCATCTTGTCAGCGCCTTCGGCAACGGGAGTAGGCTCGCTCTTATGACAGGCGCGGCAGGAATCTTCGGTATTCTTCTTCCATTCGGCCTTCTTGGTAGCGGGATCATACACGTGGTGGCATGCGCCACAGTTCACATCCTGTCCTGCAACCTTGATGGTCTTGGCGGAAATGTGACGGTAATGCAGGGACTTATCCATTCCCACTTCCTTCCATGCGGAAGCATCTGCGGGATTGGGATTGTGACAGGCGCGGCATTCGCCTTCCTGCGGTCCCGTGTTGTTGCCTGCGGCAGCCTGTTCGGCATGGCAGGCGAAACAGTTAGTGTGATAGAGTTTCTTGAGTTCTTCTGCGCTACCGTCCTCGGTGCGCATGAACTTAAGAGACATTTTACCATCCTGCGTTTTGTGACAAGCGGAGCAATCTTTGTTCAACTTTTTCATTGCTTCCGTATGCAGGTCATGGCGATAGGTAACAGCCGGCAACTCGGTGTTCCCCATTTTCCCGATCACATCGATGGTGACGATGTCAGCATAGCTACCGGCAGAGGATACCTCGGCCTTGGAGCTCCGCGCCTCGTGTCCCCAGACCGAGACGAGTGCTACCGCAACCAGCAGTCCCGCCCATCGCAGCAGTGATCTTCCTTTCATCATAGTGGCAGTCCTTTCGATGAAATTACAAACACGTCCTTCAGACTTCCCTCAGCCGATCGCCCTTCGCTCCGGTTCCCTGCGGAACGGCGGGACAGGTTGTAACCTTGCTGCATAGAAACGTGACAACAAGCTGGCAACTTGCTGTCATAACAGGCTATTCCATGCTGCTCATATCCTTTTGTCTACCTTGCGGGGCAAGCCCTTACAGGGTGGAACAAACCCATACCGTGTAGCGGTAAAAACCTACCATGTTGGTATGAGTTAAATCCTACCCATCAGGTAGGCGAAATGACTATGTGCGTCAAGGACAATTTTAGATTTTGCCGACAAGACTACGCGTGGATAATTGGCTGATTTAATTGGGATCATGATTGGTCAGATGACCAGTCCGGATGCGCCTAACTGTTCAAGAAGCAAGGCGCGGGAAGGGTTATGTACGACTCCGGTAGGAAATGATTCGCACCCGGAGGAAGGTGAAAAAAATCTTGGGGAAAGAGATAAAAAGGAAGGGAAAGGCGGATTAATGCCAGAGAATGTGGCCGAGCACGGTTTCAGCCAGATCCGTGCCGGTAAGATCGCGGATGGTGCGTATGCCGCCGGGGCTGAGCACATTGAATTCAATGACGTAGGGGAAGACAAGGTCGATGCCCGCGAAGGATACCCCCCTCTCCATGAGCCATGTGCCGAGCCGTGCGCACAGGGCAGCTTCATCCGCCGTGAGGGAATATGGTTCGCTGCTGGCCCCCTGCGCCAGATTGGTACGGTGGTCGTGCACGGCCTTGCGTCTGTACTGACCCACCACCTTGCCCGCAGCCATGAGCACGCGCACCTCGCCCTGCCGTATTTCCGGCACATAGCGCTGCAGCAGGCAGTAGCGGCCTTCGCCGTTGCCGGTCATGTTATGCAGAATGGCCCGTGCGTTGGTGTCCGTGCGGGAAATGAGAAACACATCACGGCCGAAGGCTTCCGCCGGGGGTTTGACAATCCATTTCTCGTCCGCAGGCGCATCGGGAGAGGCAACCACGGACCACAGGTAGTCCGCGTCGCATGAGGCGTAGGTTTCCGGATAGCGGAATACATCGCCCATGCCAGCCATGTAGTACTTGCTGTTCAGGTGCATGAGCGCGTCCACGGAATTGGCCACGGGGGTGGTTTCCGCGAGCAGGCGCAGCAGTTGCAGCTTGTCGAGAAAGGCTCCGCGCCTGCCGAAGCTGAGCACTTGCACGTGGTCGAAATCACGCAGCGGCATGTTCTGCGGTTCGGGGGCAATGTGCAGTTCGCCGGATTTCGTCAGCGAGGGCGCGTAGGTATCGCACACCACCATGCCGTTGCGCAGCCCCAGCGTGTCCATGGCCCCGAAACGAGGAGCCAGCCCCATGCGCAGAGCTGCGCGGGCGAATTCAACGCCGTTTTCCGGATCGTCAAAGGGACTGCGGACAAGAAGGCAGATGGTGGTCATGGTTGTATGAAGGTTACCTGTTTATGAGTTAGTCGCTGGATTGTATAGACTATCAGCGCCTTCATGAAGTCTTTTTTATGCTATCGGGTTGCGGTTGATCTGTGCGGGGGGCGCACCTGATGCGCATCCTCGCCAAGACACAATGCTCACATGCTCCGGTTCCCTAAAATTCGGGTACGGAGCAGAAGGCCATCTCTTCTTCCGTTGCCGGATGGCAAAAGCGCAGATAGGCCGCATGCAGATGCAGCATGTCGCCGTCTTCGGCATTGCCGTAGAGAAAATCGCCCACGATGGGGCAGCCCAGCCCGAACTTATGCGCGGCATGAAACCGCAGCTGGTGGGTGCGGCCGGTTATGGGGATGAATTCCACACGCGTGCGGCCCCGTCTGCGTTCCAGCACGCCCCATTCGGTGATGCCGATCTTGCCGTGGATGGGATCATATATCTGATAGGGGCGGTTGAAGATGTCCAGTCGTGTGGGCAGGGTTATTTCGCCGGAATCACCACGCACGTCGCCTTCCAGTACGGCGATGTAGCGCTTGTCCACACGGCGTTTGGCAAACTGGATGGAAAGCTCGCGCTGCGCGAAGGCCGAAATGCCGAATACCAGCAGGCCGGCTGTGGCCTGATCGAGCCGGTGCACAACGGGAATCTCGACACTCTCGGGAAACAGCGCACGCACGCGGTTCATGGCGCAATCCTGCTTGTGCGGTCCCACGCCGGGGACGGAAAGCAGGCCGCCGGGCTTGTTGACCACTACGATATGTTCGTCGCTGTACAGTATTTCCACAGGGTGTCCTTTGCATTCGGGTGCTGTTTCAGGGCAGGGAAGCGGGGTTTATCCGGTTACCGCCCGTTCTTCAAGCCCGCAGAGCATATAGCCGAGAATGGGGTAGCACTTGTCCTGACAGGATGGGTAGAACTCCCCGTGTTGGCGTGCGCCCGAGCGGCTTTCACGCCCCCAGTAGAATTCGGCCAGCCCCAGCGGAGTCATGTTGTGCAGAATGGCATATTGCAGCAGCTTGGGGGCGCAGCAGTCGCCCGTGCCGGTGGGAACACCGCGCCCTGCGGGGAAAATCTCGAACAGCGAGGCCGCCCTGTCCGCCCTGTTGCCGAAGCTGTGCACGCGGTACAATTCGTGGATGGCCCGCATGGAACGCTGCGAAAGGCCCTTGCGCTCGTCAACGAGGGCGGCGCGTTCACGCATGAGCAGGTCGATCCGTGTCGGGGCAGGGGCTTCGTCAACAGACATGGGGCCAGTGCCTGCCGTGACTACAGGGGCTGTAGTGTCGGGGATGCCTTGTGGTGCCTGCTCAGCCGCGTCGCGCTCATCGGCAATGGCCGCATCCAGTTCCCGTATGCGTCTGCCCAGCGCGTTGATGACGGGGTCATCCTTGGCAACCTGCGCGTCAAAGGCCGCAATATCTATGAGCGGCGGAACCCAGCCAGCCACATGCCACACCCGGTTGTACTGGGCGGAAAAAGCGCGCAGCGTGCCATAGCCACCGTCCTGTGTGCGGACAACCAGCACGCCGAACATCTGGCCCCGTGCCACGCCGTGCAGATAGTCCAGCGAGAAATGCGGATCGGCGGCATCGTCCGGTGCCTGCATGTCTATGCGCCCATGCTGCTCAAGAAGGCGCATGAGCGATGCGCATTCGGCACGCGCCACGCCTGCGGGCAGGGTATGTTCCCTTCCGCAACGCGGGCACAGGCCGCGCGTGGTGACAGCGGCATCATACAGCGGGTGCGATGCATCCGGTGCGGCGCCGTGCGGCAGGTCTATGGTTAGCGGGAAAAGCATATGCGGGTTTTCCGTGCGGCAGAGCGGTTAGCGCAGAATGCGTCCTGCCTGCTGCAGGCGGGCGGCCTTCCATACGAAATTGGCCACATCCTTGTTCACGTTGCTCTCGAACCGCTTGATCTGATTCACCACATCCTTGTCGAGCTGGTCCGATTCCGTACCGACGTACACTTCGCCCCAGAGGCGCTGGATGACAAAGGAGCAGGCCGAGAGAATGGCCACAAGTCCGCATGCCTCGTCGGTGAGTTCGGACGAATCCTTGCCCTGCAGAAAGCCTGCATGCAGCGAGTTGATCTCGCCGCCGCGCACGTTCAGGTAGTGTTCAAGCTGCGCCCCTGTGGTGGGTACATCCAGCCTCGTGAGGCGGAAGGGGGATTTCTTCTTGGTGTGCTCGCCAAGGCGATGCCAGAACGCGGTGAAGGCTCCGTAAAATGTCTGCGATGCAGCCTTATCCGCAAAGGCGGGCTGTTCTTCCCAGAAGATGGTGAAGAGGGCTACCGGATTGATTTCCGCAGGGGCAACCGTTTCACCCATCAGAAAAGCTCTTATGGCGGCGAAATCATAGGTGCAGGGGTACAGAGCAAGCTGGTTTTCTACCTGCTCACGTATGGCAGTATCGGAAAGAGTGGTCACTGGCAGCCTCCGTGCAGTTTCAGAAAAGAGTCCGGCGCCGGCGGAAAAAGTAAATCCCGCATGCGCCGGGTATCAGTAGCTCAGAGTGCCGCATATGTGAAGAGCCGCATGCAGAGGGGCAACGTCCCTCTTGCCGGGACGGGGTTCATGCAGTAACTCGCACGCCATGATACTCCGTAAGGATTCTTCCGCGCCGTGCCCGACAGGCTCAGAGTCTGCATCTCGGCGTGGTGAACAGGCCTTTCCTTGTCCGGCACTGCGTCCTTTTGTGGACAGATACTGGACATGGGAAGCTGGTTCCAGCCAATCTACCCTGCAGCCACGATTCTTTCCCGGAACCGGGATGGAATTGATTTTTCATTACGGCCCACCATTCAATTACCGGCTTGGAGCGGGAGAGTTACGACAAGCCGCTCCGGCACATGTTATGTGCCTCAGAGAAACATCGGCGGAACTGTTTCCGGCAGAGCATACGGGATTTCTGTCTGTGCGGTTGCGTTCGGGCGCGTTTAACCGCTTTTGTCCGACACCGGCCGGACATCTGACAGACGGGTTTACAGATGCCCGAGATCTGTTTGGCGTAGCTTTGGGTGACATGGAATTGCGCATTGCCGAGGCTGGAGACTTTTTTTCCAGAGTTGCGTTGGTGGAGGCATTTCTGCTGGAATGCTTCACGGCCAGGGCCGGTGAGTGGGATGAGCGAATTTTTGCTGCTGCCCAGCAACTATATTATGGATATGCCGAGGGGATCGTAGATTCCGCGCTGGCTCTTGCCGGAGTAGGGATACGCCAGTTCCAGCGGAGATTTCAGGAAGATATGGGGATGGGACCCAGGCAATTCATCAAGATATCGCGTTTTCACCATGCGGTGCGCTCTTTGTTGCTGAATGAAGCGGAGTCTCTTCTTGAAGTCGCCCTGCAGCACGGATATTATGATCAGTCGCATTGCATCCGCGATTTCAGGATGTTCGCTTCAATGCGGCCATCAGAATTTTTGCCAGTTACGCCTCGCATGACGCATTTTTACAATACGAGTCGGCCGGCGGGGTTTAGAGACGCTCCATGATAAACAATAACTTTCATGGAGGTAGCGAATGATAATTCTCATAGCGACGTTTCAAGCAATACATGGCAAGAGTTATGAACTAGAAGCAGCCTTTCGCGGAATGATGGGGCCGACTACAGCTGAACAGGGTGCGTTGGAATACCGCCTGCATCGTTCTCTGGAACGTAATGATACGTTTTTCTTTTACGAGAAATATGCTGACAAGGCTGCTATGGATTTGCATCTGGCGTCTTCACACTTTGCTGTCCTGATGGAAAAAGTGCAGCCGATGCTGGCGGGAGCACCGCAGGTGGATACGCTTGAGTTTCTGGAGGGGATTCCGGAAAGAGGATAACAAAAGGGGCCGCAAAAGCGGCCCTTTTTGTTTAATTGCGTTGTGAGCATGATTCCGGTCCGGGGATGCGGAAGAGCACGGGGTTAAGTATTGCCATGTATCACGCTTGATAATTGAATAAGACCCTATTGTTTAATGCGGTCTTCGTTCTTGAGTTCACGGCTTGAAGGTCGTCGGAGATTAGCTTTGTGCAGCTGTGTTGCCGGGGTGGGCTTTATTGGTCTCCGGAAAATCAGCCTTTCTTGACCACGGAGGTCTTCAGCATCATTGCGCCGAAGCCGGGAATCTTGCAGGAAATGTCGTGCACGCCGTCTTCGGGTTCGACGAGCTTGATGCCCTTGACCTTGGTGCCCTTCTTGATGGCGGAGGCAGCGCCCTTGACCTTCAGATCCTGAATGATGATGACGGTGTCGCCATCCACCAGCACGTTGCCGTTGGCATCCTTGTAGACACGTTCCCCGGTTTCGCCGGGCTTCATTTCAAAACCGCATTCCGGGCAGATGATCATGTTGCCGTCGGAGTACATGTATGCGGAGTTGCACTGCGGGCAATTGGGGATGTTATCCATGAGCTTCCAACCTGTAGTTTTGCCTCTCAGTTCCGGAGGCGTGTATCGAAAAAGGCCTGTTGGCCGCATCCTGACGCGATATTGCGATAAGGACAAGCAATCTTCGGTTCATGCGGCCTGTCCTGCTGGCAGGGAGCCGGTTGCCGTCTGCGCACGCGGTGGCAGGGGCCGGATGCTGACGGCACGGCAGGTTTCTGCAATTCCTGACCGCCCGGCAGCGGATAAAAGTAAAGGGCCGCATCTTGCGATGCGGCCCCTTGACTACCGTGGCGGAGCGGACGGGACTCGAACCCGCGGCCTCCGGCGTGACAGGCCGGCGTTATAACCGACTTAACTACCGCTCCGTTTGTGGTGGACGGTGCAGGGCTTGAACCTGTGACCCCCGCCGTGTGAAGGCGATGCTCTACCAGCTGAGCTAACCGTCCGTGAAGGAGCACTGTTTATATGGAGTCCGTTCCGCTGTCAACAGGATTGCGACACCTTTGTGACGGTTTCTGAAAAATTATTCTATGCTGATGTCAGCGGTGCGCGTCAGCACTGTTCTCTGGGCTGTTGCCGGGCCTGTGTGCAGCAGCCACACTGCGGCCTGTTCTATGTAGAGCGAAGAGGCGGAAAGGCCGTCCACCGGCAATATGACCTGCAATCCACGCTGGGCCGCACCCGTGGCCGTGTGCAATACCGCCCCGTGGGCTGCGGTGCCGGTGATGATGACGGCGTTAACCCGCAGGTCTTCAAGAATGGTCTGCAAGGGAGTGTTCAGAAACTTGTCCACGCTTGCCTGCACGATGGGGTCGCCATTTTCCGGAGTAACGGGCGGCAGGATGGTTTCGCGCGTGCCTTTGGTGGTGAGGCTGTAGACAACGGGCATTCCGGCCTTGCGGGCCTTGTCCATCAAGGCGGCTATGCGCGGCACGGTTTCAAGACAGCGTGGCCGGCGGTCTGCGTTGCAGGTGCGCTCTTCAATATCCAGTATGAGCAGAGCTGTTGTGGTGTGGTCCACAGACACGGACTGCAAGGGGGGAGGTGCGGGTGCCTCGGCACCTGACCATACTTCGGATATGTCTTTGTATTCGGCGGCGCGCACGGGCAGGGCGGCCAGCAGTACAAAGGCCATGCCCAGCATGGCAAGCTGCAGCAGGTGCCGCGTGAAAGATGACGAAAGGGCAACGGTGTGCGCTTTGGCAGTGTGGTTGAATCTGGACATGGCATACTCTCATGGCACTTGGCGGGCCGGTTGGGGGTTGCCGATAGAGGGGCATGGGGCCGACAGGGATATCTATTGAGGAGACCGGATATGGGAACTCCAGTATTCAGCATTGCCTTATGGTGGAAAGGTGTCAATGAAATCCTTTGGCGAGGCTTCCGTCTGGAAATCGGCGGTTCCGGTTTGGAAACCGTCAGGCAACCGTGAGGCAGCAGGCAAGGACTGGCCAGATGCCGGTCAAATCTCTGCCAGATACTGTTCAGATACCGGCTGGCTCCACAGTTCAGACAGCGGGAATGCAGGGGGCCAGTTACAATACAAGAAAAGGGCCGCCCTGGTAAAGGCGGCCCGTTTTTTGCCGGATGGCATCTATATATGGATGCAGTGTGTGCTTGAAGCGCGTGTCAGCATATTCATGTTGATGCACTATTGCCAGCTGGTGATGTCCGTGGAGATAGTCGTGGCGAGATCCGCCACTTCCCCCGCATCGGCACCGTGCCTACATCTTGCCGAGTACTTCCTCAGCCCACGCAACAACGTCTCCCTTGTCAGGATCGCCGTCAATCTTGAGGCCGTCCGTGACAATGTCTGCGCCAAGGGCTTCCAGCTTTTCTTCAATGGCATCCACTGCGCCGCAGAAATAGGTGTATGAGGAATCGCCGCATCCGAACACGGCAACCT
Encoded proteins:
- the hmcF gene encoding sulfate respiration complex iron-sulfur protein HmcF, which gives rise to MPEGIFCNKRPVNTEEDLKALLGDKGGAQYYEEMKKLDVDVPALAATLEKTCKSRIRTWLEICAHCGMCADSCFLYRVSDRDPKQVPAYKIQSTLGEIVKKKGDVSNEFMRHCVDVAWSQCTCCNRCGMYCPHGIDMGVMFSYLRGLLYSQGFVPWEMKIGSGMHRVYNAQMDVTEEDWVDTCEWMADEYGEEWPGLEIPVDKEDADIMYTLNAREPKHYPEDLAEAAILFHLAGENWTVPSTGWEQTSLAMFAGDWAACKKQVETVYAAIERLRPKRVVGTECGHAHRATVIEGPYWAGREDGLTPAPYIHYVEWLAEALRTGKIKIDPTKKIKEPVTLQDSCNYVRNHGLANITREIMSYIAEDFREMAPNREHNYCCGGGGGFNGIGKYRHQRNEALKTKRDQILATGCKLVVAPCHNCWDAIRDLEEEFEIGIRWTFLKPLILKMAIIPDHLKLQEDEDE
- the hmcE gene encoding sulfate respiration complex protein HmcE, whose translation is MIGFLTGPMLLISLAVFFVGLAFRAVMYVRGLNWQLDRVAYKPHMALGIKGALHSIRRWLIPGGTYSWRDQPFMAVAFFLFHIGGVLVPLFLLGHQVLLEEAIGFSLPALPSIVADVLTVLAIIGGVMLALRRIALTEVRILTTPYDWFILAVSVAPFVTGFVARMHWGTYDFWITAHILTGELLLIIAPFTKLSHIVLFFMSRGQLGMDYSIKRGGMKRNYAFPW
- the hmcD gene encoding sulfate respiration complex protein HmcD encodes the protein MEHIFYTLHDFMLHTKSIVYILMGLALVSFVGYWLFITGRDEKIRKY
- the hmcC gene encoding sulfate respiration complex protein HmcC, producing the protein MSNNQKSFWTPGNVLTAFILAGGLVLTFLRFYKGIGAVTNLDDNNPWGIWIGFDLMCGVALAAGGYVTSASCYLFGLKRYHSAVRPAITTAFLGYFFVVVALMYDLGHPWRLPYPLVYSQGTTSLLFEVGLCVATYVTVLFVEWSPAALEWLGFRKIRNFVIRLTLPLTILGVVLSTMHQSSLGALFLIAPGKLHPLWYSSFLPVFFFMSSMVAGASMVIFEGTLAHKGMHDKMDETHLKEADGVAFGMAKAASFILLGYFFIKVFDITMDNDWQYLATGYGAWFLVEMFGFVALPSFLYALGVREKNLKLVRIASVFGVLGIVINRFNVSMIAFNWQLPAAERYFPSWMEVGISIFVVTLIVTTYRFIATKMPVLYEHPEYKDAH
- the hmcB gene encoding sulfate respiration complex iron-sulfur protein HmcB encodes the protein MDRRKFLSLLGGAGLASAMGATKVKAAGTHTFNGYPDAMGVLHDSTRCIGCRKCEQACAEVNNLPKPEVAYDDLTVLDTKRRTDAKTYTVVNKYNTAGLDHPIFRKQQCNHCQEPACASACFVKAFTKNPDGSVTYNGDLCVGCRYCMVACPFGVPTFEYDDPLDPLVQKCTMCHPRIQEGKLPGCVEKCPKEALTFGRREDLLAIARDRIRKYPERYENHIYGEKEAGGTSWLYLSAVPHTELGMPVVGKTSAPELTSGALGAVPMVVGIWPVLLAGAYGISKRKEKIAAEEQADAVREAIDKTKADADNAMKTALDKAAKDKAAAVDREVKKAVAEAQQSFDEKLAAMQAPAEAEDTDAGNSPEEEA